The Ziziphus jujuba cultivar Dongzao chromosome 1, ASM3175591v1 genome segment TTCACCAAGAGTTGCAGCTAAACAATCAAAGAAATCATGTCCAACTTCATAATGAATATCTATACCATACCGAATCATATTGAAGCAAATTAAATATGGattaaataaaaaggagaaatggAAAAGAAGCAAGAAGGATTATGGTTTCAATTCGATCTAACCAGCAAAATAAGTGATCATATCTCagcaattttcaaattaaacaaaacagGAATTTTAGAATCTTAGTAGATACTCCAAACCGTTTGCTGTCCTAAAATgctcaaaataaaacaatagccaacaaacaacaaaaaggcTTCTAACAAAAATATCCCAAAACAGACTCAACTTTAACTATCTTTTAAGCTTGGCTATGAAATTACCAAGTTACATGAACAAATTAGGCCTCGATGCCTTGTATGTGGTCTTCAACTTCCTTGTAGGTGGCCTGACCTTCTTGAACACCAAGGGGAACTTAATTTTTGAGTTGTGGAACTGCTTGGTGCTCTCCCTCTTGCAAAGTTTAGCTGGGACGGTGGCAGTCTTGATAATTTGAATGCAAGGAGACCTGACCCTGTGGCGAGAAGCCATCTCAGTGTACATATGTTCCACAGCACCATTTAAGGTGGTATCACGATACTCCTTGTACATGTTGTGATAACCTGTTCGGCTTTGATACCGCAGCCAAATACCATAGTTATCGATTTTCGTTGGGTTCTTTTCAAATATCTGCAATAGAATAACAGCAATACATGCATAAGAACAGTAAAAGCAAGATCTACATCATAAAGACAAGCAAAACTCATCATAGAAACAAGAGCctaaatcaaatcaaatgatACAGCTTTAACTAAAGGCCAACATATGTGATAAGTTATGAGTAATGCAAAAAGTTCAGATCGACCACTAAGTGACAAAATTCTAGATCATAACAGATTACACCAAATGGCACAACAAAAGTGGTaatatgaaaaaacaaatacaattcGTCTACTTTAGTTAAAAGATGCTAAGAaggttttgttcttttctttacCGGCAGTAAGTTTAGTACAGGTTGTCTGTCACACAATCTTTGAAAACATCAACAGCTAACATCTATGGTTTCTCAGAGAAATAAAAAGTTGAATAATTAATGAAGGAGAGACAGCAAAAGCAACATACGACTAGATACAGAATTAAGTACTTATTTcccaatatatattttgagattaTATTTCTGACCAAGGTAGAAAAGAAGTGCTTCCGAATCCATAACAGAAATCCTATAGCTGCTATTTATGCTACTTTAAACAAAGTCCAAAActttcattttcttcaaacaTTCTGGAAAATTCAACAGACTCTCAAATGGATCGAATTtggttttatattaaatttagtaGTTATTATACTTTCTCCTTTAGTAATCCTGTGCTTAAACTACAAATGAAATCAAAATTGTTTGCATGCAACATCTATACCTAAAAACTTCAGCAATAAACAGTCAACATCAATTACATAATTGTAGAATTTAGAACAAACAAATTCCAGATCAAACATAACATTGTGAAGATATAGGACTTAGCAGAATAGCCACAAGTTGGTTGAAGAATAAAGTAATCAGCAGAACTTTTCTAGAACTGCTATGAGGAACGAATACATACATCTATTAGAAGTTCAAAGTTACAAAGAAAGCAGGGTcaccaaaaacagaaaagattCACCTTTAACAAATTTTGAGAACTCCACAATCTCCTGGATAAAAAAGAGTAGTCCATCTAAAAACCGACAGTATATACCAAAAGGAACAATGTCACACCCttcaattatcaatttttacaCAGAAACATACTAGTTTCAGTGAATCCCCTAATTAAAACATTGAAGGAAGAAACcctaacaaaaatttaatctaCAAAAATTCTGTCCATATCCCCATCATTCAAAACGCACAAACCATCATTTCCTTGTACAAACACAGTATACCAATGAAAAAATACGgctttaaaaaagaagaaaaaaaaaactgcacctCATTGATTGCAAGAACTTGGCCATTGCTCTTCTTAACCTTTTTGAGCTTCCTCAGAAAATACCTAATTCAAATAAAGAATCAAAGACCCAAaagtaaatgttaaaaaaaaaaacaaaatcaatatcaCAGCTTAAGCATATGCTAAATACAACCAAAATCTCCTGATTGAtcacaaaaagcaaaaagaaagccGGCTTACCAGAACTTGGACTTGGCGCGAACTTCATTGGTAGCCCAGAGCTTCATGCGGTAAATCTTGGGATGCTCATCTGATTCCGTAGGGAGAGCCCTCCCGACAACCTGATACTGATGGAACTGCACCACAAACCAATTACATTAACAGCGCAGCTCTATTTCTAtactaacaacaacaacaacaatcttAAACTACACCAATAAGAAAGTACATCTCAGACTTAAAGCTTACCCTGAAAGTAACCATTTCTGATAATCAGAGAGCTTCTTCTTCTGGCGCCCTCTTTCTGTACCTGGTACAAGGCGAAGTTAGGGCATCTTTTGATTTATATACCTGCGCCTCCAAGGTAGAAACCCTAATTCGAAACCCATCTCCGATTAACTCAAGCCCACTATTACGACgcactatttttatttttattaattgggCCAACCCAATTTAAATTGAGCCTCAGACcaaattcattattttgttaataaatcatgattttttttaatttttttttttaatggaacgGGGACTGgaattcttttctttgtttttaatattttagcatCATCCTTGTCAATCtcccattttttcttttgtattttcgACAGTAATCTATTTCTTGTTAGTTATTTCTTCTTCCTCCAGTCCAATCCAACAGTTGTCatccatttcattttcttacaaGATCCTCTTTTTGGATAAGTTTCAGAATTCTTATAAACTTTTATTctttcaataatttaaaaactcatttatatttttatgtgacCAGAAACTTTACTTATTGtggtcttaaattttttttcttttatagaaattttaatttttcaacaaaagaaataaataaatattgaagaAGTGTAAAAGCCACCAAAGGCCTTTTTCGAATTAAAcaacttaattatatatttcatatcAAAACTTGTTAacgtaaattaaataatattattgatataaaagtactaaacaattaaaagagccttttattttattttctttttctttttttcttttttaagtgaAAATGTCGCTAGTATTGTGGATAGAAAACCAACCAAATATAGGATTATATATGAACactcaaaatattaataaatacagGTTAAATCCAGACAACCTCCCATACAGAGCTAGAACAACGAACTTAAGTTGTACAATCTTCTTCCAAGTACATATCCACCTCACCACGCATGAGCTCCCTTCGTTAAGCCAAGAGTAACAGCAATTATAGCAAGTATAGACTGAAACATGCAAGAACATGGAATTCTGTGTCAGCAAGATATGGCAGCTAAATCACAGTGATACTTTCAATTTTCAcagaaagggaaaggaaaatcAAGCACCATAGTAGTGATCAAATTGGTAACCATAAAGATAAACAATACTATAACTGGAAATTTACTTGAGCGAATAAACATGGAGGATCTCATTTAAATGTCAATCAGAATGTTACTTGTAAACTACCGACCTTTAACTGCCTCGTACATGTTAAAATAGGAATTATCCGAGCGTTTAACAATTTCCATTGTCATTTAAATTACATTAAGATTCTCTACCCAGTGAACAATCCTAGAAGTATGGAGGTAGGAAAAGTTAAGTATTTCACCATGCTAGTGGAGTGGGCaattttgcaaattttaaagCTAACAGTTGGTGCAAGAAATAACGGGCATATATATGATCTCTACATCTTTTATTAAGGAGGTCAACATATGACCTCTAGATTCACTAAGCCTCTTATGTCAACCATGTATCTCGCGTAATTACGTTTTTTACGACAAATTAATAACTCTATGAAACTTATAgatgggttttttatttttcgctCTCTCAAAAATCTACAACTCCGAATTGAAAAGACCTACTTTACAGAAATTTAGAAGCTGGTTTATGAATTCCCAGTCCACCAGTAAACAATAAACCATAAATACAAAAAGACCATTTCTTACTCAAATTATTGGTCTTAGAATAAAGTAAATGAACTACTTAAATAATTTGCAAGTCCATCTTCATACAAGATACATAGAGAAATAAGTCGCacaaaacaaggaaaaatataaaaccaTAGAACATTTGTAAGCAAGTGAAGAATAAATTCATAGGTATTGAATACTTACAGCTATTGTGCATGCAACATATCCAGGCTTTTCTCTATGATCCACCCGTACACAAAGTATGATAAAAGTTCCAATATACCAGGGGATACCACCAAGGAAGAAACCAGTTAAAAACCTTGCATAGGAAATCAACTGTCAATGTCAGCTCAATCCATTGAAGTGACCGGctaaagtcaaaatatatttcaCATTTCAAATAACAAATAACTAAAAATTGACAACTCAAGTCTCTTTTTAAACCAATTCCACATGCTAAAAGTTTTCTGCCTCTTAGATTCAACAAGTCTATTTACGGCCCATTGTCTTGCCTTATTTTAAAGTTCCCAAAGACTGGGCTTTCACGGACACAcgtttaaaagaaatttattaatcTTATGCATGATGGAGTCTTTAATTCTGACTAAGCAAAGGAAATAATGGATTTGTAAAAGAGATGGCCATCTAGCTGGACTCGTGAATGACCATAACTTCATACTCCAACCTAACTATCACACTATTGATCTTGGTACACTTTATATgtctttatttttatcaataccCAGCAACTATGACGTTATGAGTTTCCCACAAATGAGTTTCCCCTTATTTAAAGGCAAATTTGCACTGAGATTAAATCTTCATTTGTCATTGTTATTTTCTTGGCATACAGCAAGCAATTATTAGGGAAAGTATGAGTACAATATAAAACTAGCAACACATAGCTCCATGCGATGaactataacaaataaaaatatctctCAAATCCCAAAACGTAGATTTGGTGAGCTACAAAACACAATCAGCTTCTAAATCATTAACCTAATCTGTTCACCACAAGACATGgttataaacatattttaacaAGGAAAGGAGAACTAGGAAGCAAAACTCCAATCTTAATTAAAAATGGGAATTGGTAGTTGTCTAGAGTATTACTATATTAGAACTTAACAGTTCATGTTAGGTTTTTTACACTGTAAATCATGCAGGGCAACAACAAACCAATAAGTTAGTGCATCATTAATCAGCAGTAGATAAATGTTGCTTTTCctaaagttaaataaaaaac includes the following:
- the LOC107413592 gene encoding large ribosomal subunit protein eL20 isoform X1, producing the protein MVTFRFHQYQVVGRALPTESDEHPKIYRMKLWATNEVRAKSKFWYFLRKLKKVKKSNGQVLAINEIFEKNPTKIDNYGIWLRYQSRTGYHNMYKEYRDTTLNGAVEHMYTEMASRHRVRSPCIQIIKTATVPAKLCKRESTKQFHNSKIKFPLVFKKVRPPTRKLKTTYKASRPNLFM
- the LOC107413592 gene encoding large ribosomal subunit protein eL20 isoform X2, producing the protein MSDDSKSRGVAADQQSQYHYGTFQGVANYPPPPPPVSQPPPQPVVGFPQPVPPIGATAHPSYPHHYVGYQTVTGYAVVEGRPVRERRLPCCGLGVGWLLFLTGFFLGGIPWYIGTFIILCVRVDHREKPGYVACTIAFHQYQVVGRALPTESDEHPKIYRMKLWATNEVRAKSKFWYFLRKLKKVKKSNGQVLAINEIFEKNPTKIDNYGIWLRYQSRTGYHNMYKEYRDTTLNGAVEHMYTEMASRHRVRSPCIQIIKTATVPAKLCKRESTKQFHNSKIKFPLVFKKVRPPTRKLKTTYKASRPNLFM